The bacterium genome has a segment encoding these proteins:
- a CDS encoding response regulator, producing the protein MDRRYKEHSILIVDDMTATRTLVRTQLQTLELANFCEAEDGAQAWHLLEECYRKQSPLDIIICDWNMPKMSGLELLKRVRGDDRFSKIPFIMLTAQNETEEVMAAIELGVSEYIIKPFNAEQLHKKMNWVIKKFL; encoded by the coding sequence TCCTAATCGTAGACGATATGACTGCTACGAGGACCCTGGTAAGAACGCAGCTACAAACTCTTGAGCTTGCAAACTTTTGTGAGGCGGAGGATGGAGCGCAAGCATGGCACTTACTTGAAGAGTGCTACCGAAAACAGAGTCCTCTTGATATTATAATCTGTGATTGGAATATGCCGAAAATGAGCGGCTTGGAATTACTGAAACGAGTAAGAGGGGATGACCGTTTCAGTAAGATTCCGTTTATTATGCTGACTGCTCAAAATGAAACTGAAGAAGTCATGGCAGCCATTGAGCTTGGTGTTAGCGAGTATATCATTAAGCCGTTTAATGCTGAGCAACTCCACAAAAAAATGAATTGGGTTATAAAGAAGTTTCTATAA